The genomic stretch cccacccccgCTGGGGCTTGGcagggggaaaccaagcagccgcagatgactgcctgccacttcatctgcgtgCCGGCCCCctatttaaaaagtttgaggacccctgatctatGCTATAATTGCTTTTTTAAGGTATTTGTTTACCAATACTGACTGCAAAAAGGACCCTcaataaatgattttttaaagggagaaaTAAACTGCGATCTAACTTTTCCTACATGTCGTATAGAGTTTCGCATTAGATACAAGGCCTCAAAGGTCTGTGCTCCAGGATCAGGCATGGCAATACCTCTCTAAATCAAGCTTTGGCTACAAAGTACTGGAATTCCAAATACATCACCAGGTCACCATGAGGGAAAGTCACACTGTAGTTACcatctctctcctccctgcttACAGGTCTGTCTGAAATCACTCATAATGAGTACTTCAGCTCCATCAATCTTCCTTCCaactgcagccagccaggctcaTGGGACTAATCAGAGTGTGAGTGTGGGACAGCCATCATACACGGTCCTCAAGTTCATGGAGAGCTTCTGCCTCATCAGCGCTGCCTGCGGCATGGTGGGAAACGGCATGGTCCTATGGTACCTTGGCTTCCGCATCCGGAGAAACCACTTCACTGTCTACATCCTGAACCTGGCTGCCGCCGACTTTGGCTATCTCCTCTGCATTGCCATTGAGACGGTTCAGTACCTGATGCAGTTCAATGTTGGGGTGCAGTTTGGGATATTCCTCTTCCTGGATCTTTTCATGTATGGGACCGGCTTGTATCTCCTGACCACCATCAGCATTGAGAGGTGCCTGTCTGTCATTTGTCCCATCTGGTGCCGAAGCCACCGCCCAAAGCACTTGTCCGCCATCATCTCCGGCCTGCTCTGGgctctttccctgctgctgaacACACTCGGGTACATTCTGTGCACCGTTCGCCGCTCTGCCAGgacctgccagctcctgctcatCGCCATCGGATCCCTGGACTTCCTCTTCTGCACACCCCTCATGCTGCTCTTCAGCCTCACCCTCTTCCTCAAAGTCAagtgcagctcccagcacttcCGAACGGGCAGGCTCTTCACCATCATCATGCTCAccatcctcttcttcctcatttttgcTGTGCCTCTGAGCATCCTCATCCTCTTTGACTTCTTGGGCTACAAATTCCTCTACTCCCCAGAGATCGGCTTTGTGCTGTCCTGTGTGAACAGCAGTCTCAACCCTGTCATTTACTTCCTTGTGGGGAGCTACAGGGATCGGAGGATCAAGTTCACCCTCAAGCTGGCGTTCCAGAGGGCCTTTGAAGATTCAGATGACAAAGACGAACAGGATACCCGTGACACAATGACTATGTCCTCCTAAAACATCGCTGTGCCTAACACAGTAACACTGGTCTGGAGCTGAAGGCCAATAATTTACAGAATTTAAGAACTCTGAGGTATTGGGGGAGGTTTACCTCACCTAACCTTCAGTATCTTCATTGTAGATCTCTACCCTTTAGCTAGTTATTTTATATTGTCTCTGTGGTTGATGAAAACACACAGGTACTTGGACCACAGAATTCATCTGACCTGTATTAGGACCACATTGAAAGtacctattttttttcagtggccATTAAATGATTTCAGTTTGGTAAGGTGAAATGTCTTGGTGTCTATATTTAATCAAAGAAATCCCACTCAGAATTTGCAGTTCACTCAATAAATCTCTGCCTTTCAGAGCACACTAATATCAAATTCATAAATTCTCAGTCACTTTTTACTCAGATCTCTGAAGATGGGAACCAATCCTCCTCCTGTTGAAATCAACCACAAAATTCCTGGAAGGAGAGtgtatctctctctctctcagttTTAAGTACCTGTATCTCAGCAACACACACAACCTTTTGCGGCTCACAGGCTGCACAATTCTTTGCTTCCTAATATGACCATTTCAAATAGTGAAATAATTCATGCCCTAGAAGTTCCTTTCTTCTATTTACTGGGGAGGTTTCCATGCCATAGAATTGCGATGAAGTAGAACAGGTCTCCAACCCCACCAACTTGCCTTACAACTTTATGCGAGTTACAAGCCCCCTTTTCTCatgtttcaaagaaatacaGGGCTGGAGTTGCATATTATTTTAGCTTCTTCCAGCCCAGGACAAATTAACTGCATCTAGCTACAACATGcattggatttttatttctttctttaagaagGACAGATAAGAACCTATGGTTTCTAACATCTCTTCTACCAATAGAATTAAAATCAAGGATAgggaaaaaataggaaacagaaggaagataAATAAATACCACAATTTGCAACAAATTTTTCTCTAGACCCTATCCCTTGAGATGCGAGATGTGATTATTTGAAGTGTTGTACTGACATTTGCTCTTTCAACCTGAATTGACAGAAAAAGGCAACACAGGTCtaattttctttgagaaacCTTGCAAATTTCCCCTTCATGCTTTCacctgcaaatattttcctaaagGGAAGCTGCATTAATCTATtgtttattatctttttttttctgtttatttgtctttttactaattttgaaaagcacctaaaagcaaaacaatagtGGTTCACCCTAATGTCTGTAGTTGCTCTTTGCTTCCTGTTTATAGTTCCTGAAAGCTGAAATCTGAGTTCCATTTCTActcttctttaatttttaatgctattgTTCTGTAATGTACATATAGTTGATTCAGATTAGGTCTATGTCATCAGTTATTtttagtaaattttttttcttctaatttctaCTGCTGAGGGGAAGAGAGCACCCATTTatcagaaaacatgtttaaaatgttttccttttaaaatctgtaatgaTTTTATTGTTGGAAGaaccaaaacatttccattattattaaaaacaccaaaagcctttttttaagaagaaaaaaaattgtatttaaaagaattattatgCTTAGAAACAGCCATCAACTGATAAAAACATACAGagtataaactgaaaaaaacctttccatccTGACAGTTTGTCCTTAAACATACCCATCATGAAGACATGTGGCACTGAATGTGAACACGTTTTACACGTCACATTAATGTGAACATTTCACATCCAACTCTGGACATTTAAAAGGTGATGCCTGCATACAAACCACTATTGTCGACACCCTCAATCATCCATGGTAAAAGACAAGCATTCTCAGGAATGGCATTGCAAGATATTTGCAGTGTATCTCCTGTGGTCCAAAAGAAGTCAGTGGTAGGAACCGCAAGGAGATGGGGATCATTTGCAGGCTTTTCCAGCCTAAACTAACACCAAGATAGTCATCCCAGCCTGCCAGGGAGAATGCTCTCAGCACCTGAACTAAGTTTGTCCTCTGAATTGCTCGTAATCTCTCTGGAAGGATGCCAGGGCACCCAGAAGATCATCAGTCGGGCACGAGAAGGGTACATTCCTCAGGGACCATCAACCCCCTGAAAAAAGCCCACAtttctgcttccctggggacagAAAGGAGACAGGCAGCCCAGGCCATAGGTGTTGAGTGTGCTCCTAAAGGTGGTCCACATGCCAGCAGCATGTGATGCCTGTGAGGAATGGCGTCACCTGTTCCCTGAGGGCAGCAAACCTAACTCCACTCCTCTGAGGAGTCCCTCGACACCAGAGTctgaaataatctttattttcgcattgatttcagcagaagGCACACACATTACTGTTGGTATTTCTGCAATGCGGTTAAAGCCTGGAGGAAAGGATGCATATGGGCATGTAGATGCTTCAGAACAGTCCAGTTTTCACCACATGCAGGGGAGTGAAGGATCTGATTTAGTTCCCTTTCCCAAGCCTCTGTCTCCCAGTAATTACCCCTACCCTCCCCTTCAAGCAGCTACCCCATTCTCCATTCCAAGAGCTTCTACAACAAGACCACTTGCCTCCCTCACCCCAGCCTACCTCAAACACACCTCAAAGGAGCAGCCTTCCCCTTGCAGCATTCCCCAGCATCAGCTGccaaatttcttcttttacacCCTTCATGGAGATGTGGCTTCATGCCACAagaaggaagaggcagcagctaGTAAGAGAAAGCTACATCCTCTTTGGGAGTGTCTGGATCAACTAACTGGGTGCAGAAAAAGGGGCAAGCACCTCTAGACACCTGTTCTTTGCACTGGTTAGGTATTGCACCAGCTCATAGCCAAGTGGTGTCTTACAACCCACAGAGCAACTTGGGATCAGCCACAAAGAAGAGTAGAGGAGCTAGAACAGTGCAAACAGCTTTGTCAGGCCTTGCTGGTAAGATCCAAGATACATTATAGAAACGCTTCAGGCCCTACAGCTTGTGTGCTTAAAAGCTTAACTGTTGGAAAGAGTCACTCATTCCTACCCTGGCCAGAAAAAGACAGCACATCAAAGCAAGTGTCCATAGGCAAGAAGCTGTAGATAAAGGACTTCGCTCCAATCTTAAACTCTGTTTAATTTGAACTAAGAGAGGTGACAAAGTCAGGTAATCGCATCATAAAATTTGGATCAGCTCTGCTCAAAGGCAACTCCTgactgcagaggcagaaaaaaatccttgcttCTTCACAGTGTGACACCTGAAGACTGAGGGACATTTGTCCCCCTGGAGCCAACACCTGCCCTTTTCAAAACTTGCACAGCCACAttattaaaactgcttttttcctctccattttaTAAGTGGCACACAGCAAGCTTCTTTCCtgtcttcagtatttctgttaaTTGCTATGAAGAAATTGCTGTTTACTACTCTTCTAAAGTCCCTTTCAGCTCAGgcttttgaaatactttatttctccAGGGTCAGAGGTGAGCAATGAGTCATCAAGGAGCTGTAAGAGCCCTGTGCAGTTTAGAGAGGCTCCACTTaccagcaggagaaagaaataggCACCTTTTTACACATACTGTGAAAGAAAGGCTCAGAAGCGTTCCAGGGCGGAAAGTGAGGGCTGTTCATGTCCAGAAAGAATTGCTGATGTCTAGCACTCAGGGGATGAAGGCCTTATTCTTTAATCCATCTCTCTCACCCAAAGTATGTTGGACAAGCCATTTTTCTTGGGGTCTTGGCAGGATTTGGGATAAGGCGTTGCACAGGAAGTGAATTTTGAAGAGAAATTTGGGAAAAAGGATACTGTCCCTCAGACTAGTCCAATCTAACCCAAGTCTGATTTtccaagaaagacaaaacaaaatagaatACCATTCCTCTGAGCACTTCCCACAATCTCTACTAACCGCTCATTTATACATCCCTAGCATAAAAGCATTTGGCCCCAGCACAAATGCACAAAGAGCCTTTCACAGATGCAAGCAATATCCCAGAGCATTGCTGGCAATGGAATCCCTGGCAGGTAATTTTCTCCCCACCTACTGTAGGAGCAACCAGAGAAGTGGAGCAGAAATGTGAAATTGCCTCACaacataaaaaccccaaaccattctCATCTGCTGCTGATTTCATCCCATCCTCCCCATCTGCACAGCGAAAACACTCTTTCCTGACAGTATCTACTTCATTACATCACAGAAGAAGACACAAACTGAATCTGCAGTCTGAAACAATTCCCCGtcttttccacagaaagtgTCTCCCAGAAGATCCAATGGGATAAATtagaaaccaagaaaaaaacactctAGAGTGGATGCCAGACCCCAGTTTCCCTGAGAACTCAACCCAGCTGCACAGGGCAGAAGGTAAGCATTTGAGGACCGGATTCAGAAATGCCTCACCATCCACATATTTTACAGTGTTCTTTGCCTCTGGTGTGATGTTTTCTGGCCCTTTCTCatagccacacacacacacagagtcactAGGTAGTCATACCCTCCCTATCTCCCTCTGCTGTGTCTGCAAGtagcaatgttttcttctgcttctttttctttactctgtTGAACGGTctcattccttcttcttctgcATGGATGCCAAACCTAGCCGATGTCAGCCTCTCCAAATTCCTGCATGATTTTGCCCATCCTCAACATTTTGCATCTTGCTAGCTGTTACCTGCACAGATAGTAACCATGCACGCCCCTTGAGAGCTATCTATCCCAAGCCATAAAGCTGtaagaataaaagcaatatGTCAGTCACTAAATGCCCTCTGGATCTTCTCTGATCCcaagagaaacaaggaaaacaagaaacaagagagacagaaaggaacGTATTTACTTTGGGGTGTTTCATCATGGCTGAGGAGCTTATAACACCCTTTCCCCAAAGCAACACAAGCCAGGCTCATGGGACTAATCAGAGTGTGAGTGTGGGACAGCCATCATACACGGTCCTCAAGTTCATGGAGAGCTTCTGCCTCATCAGCGCTGCCTGCGGCATGGTGGGAAACGGCGTGGTCCTATGGTACCTTGGCTTCCGCATCCGGAGAAACCACTTCACTGTCTACATCCTGAACCTGGCTGCCGCCGACTTTGGCTATCTCCTCTGCATCGCCATTGAGACAGTTCAGTACCTGATGCAGTTCAATGTTGGGGTGCAGTTTGGGATATTCCTCTTCCTGGATCTTTTCATGTATGGGACCGGCTTGTATCTCCTGACCACCATCAGCATTGAGAGGTGCCTGTCTGTCCTTTGTCCCATCTGGTGCCGAAGCCACCGCCCAAAGCACTTGTCCGCCATCATCTCCGGCCTGCTCTGggctctctccctgctgctgaacACACTCGGGTACATTCTGTGCACCGTTCGCCGCTCTGCCAGgacctgccagctcctgctcatCGCCATCGGATCCCTGGACTTCCTCTTCTGCACACCCCTCATGCTGCTCTTCAGCCTCACCCTCTTCCTCAAAGTCAagtgcagctcccagcacttcCGAACGGGCAGGCTCTTCACCACCATCATGCTCAccatcctcttcttcctcatttttgcTGTGCCTCTGAGCATCCTCATCCTCTTTGACTTCTTGGGCTACAAATTCCTCTACTCCCCAGAGATCGGCTTTGTGCTGTCCTGTGTGAACAGCAGTCTCAACCCTGTCATTTACTTCCTTGTGGGGAGCTACAGGGATCGGAGGATCAAGTTCACCCTCAAGCTGGCGTTCCAGAGGGCCTTTGAAGATTCAGATGACAAACAGGAAACCCATGACACAATAGCTATGGCCTCTTAAATTTCTCCGTTTTTTTGCCCAATCACCTTTTTGgatggagaaagaaggaaaaagagaggaagaacaTAAAGATTCCTCTGGGCCCTAGATCCCGGGGGTGGAGGAAAAAGTGAATACATAGCTCTATTTTTGGTCTATACCAAGCCACATTGCTGGCCCCATTTGTTAAGCCAAAATATAAATGCACTTCCATTTATTTGGGCTCCTCCACAGTAAAGCGTGAGAACTGTCTTTGTGGCTAGCTTACTTTGCTTACTGTAACTCTCTTTGGTGCCAAGTTTAATAAAAGTTTTGCTCTCAGCTGTCAATCTAGAGCTGACATTTTAGTTCCTTTTACATcagctttctcacttttaaaGCCATTGCATTGCTCACATAGTGTCAAAAATTCCttctcaaaaacattttcaaaacaaattatttttggcaGTAAAGCATAAAAGTGATCTCCCTCCACCCCTcaacttttattcttttttaaaaaaaagatattgaaaTCAAttgttcaaaaagaaacatggaAGCAGGCATGCCCACAGTGTGTTGGAGACCAGGAGAGCTAtgtgggagctgtgctgccctCCGGATGTTCTCCTCTCCAGATGTCTGCCTGGATACTGTCCCTAGGGGCTCATCAGAAGGAGCTTGCCAAAACCACCCTGGCCACAAACTAAAACCCTTCTCTTAAAGAAAAGGAGTGACACAGAGGCATGACATAGATTtttgtggagggaaaaaaatgaatgaaggGATGAGTTTCTGGAGGAGATGGTGGTGCAGAAGAGCTTCAGAAACAGCTGAGGAAGGCACACACTGTACAGTCCTGCGCAGTAGAGAAGTCTCCATAAGGTTTAGCAGCAAAAGGTGTTACCTGGCTGCAGGTGCAGACTAGACTTTTCAGACCCTCTCTCCTAACATCTGCTTCAAATCCCTGTAGGTGTCCTGTGAAGCCCTGGCCAAAAGAAATCTAGAACATCTTTTGTGGAGTCACAGGGGAAGGCACAAGGTGTTGGAGAACACAGGCAGGATTAGTGCTGGCCAAGGACATTCTCTTTCTGAATGTACCTTTATGGCACTTATCCTCATTTTTACTCCTTTCATGCACCTTCAAAACTCACTTGCATAGCAACAAAGGGGCCTTTTCTCCGTTCTTCACATACAGCTCAGGCAACTCAGGGTGCTCCTCTCAAAGTGTGACACATCCCTGCAGTAAAGCTGACTGGTCACAGAAATTCGAGTAGAGTTAATTCAAGGAATTAAGCCAAGGAAAGAGCTGGGCCAAGGCTGTTGCACAGGCTCTTGGACACTCTACGTGGCATCTGCCGTGTCAAACTTAATCCTTAATATGCCATTCcccttgttttttccttaagagAACAGATGTCATCTGAGACTAGAACTAAAATGCCAATACTATTTAAGATGTCAAAATTACCCCAAACTTCAAAGTACAGATActattattctgctttttctattcattttaataaaagtgcAGCTACATCTCCCCTGGCAGTGAACCGGACAGGAATTTGGAAGGTTTagaaaacaaggcagaaaattTTAGGGcatccaaacagaaaacataccTTTGTCAAGGAGATGAGCTAAGGACAGAAGTGAAGCAGTCATGGTAGTGAGAGGTGATTTTTTGTTACATTAAACTAACTAAACTTAGCAAACTTCAGGTTAAATATATTCTGAGACCAGTTTCTCTGAGCTCAACCTGATGACACTATGCAATGAGGTGACTCCTCCACCGACTCTGCAGGAGCTGTCTCCTACCTTCAACCTTTGTTTTACTCTTCAGAGGC from Falco rusticolus isolate bFalRus1 chromosome 10, bFalRus1.pri, whole genome shotgun sequence encodes the following:
- the LOC119154948 gene encoding proto-oncogene Mas-like isoform X1, producing the protein MSTSAPSIFLPTAASQAHGTNQSVSVGQPSYTVLKFMESFCLISAACGMVGNGMVLWYLGFRIRRNHFTVYILNLAAADFGYLLCIAIETVQYLMQFNVGVQFGIFLFLDLFMYGTGLYLLTTISIERCLSVICPIWCRSHRPKHLSAIISGLLWALSLLLNTLGYILCTVRRSARTCQLLLIAIGSLDFLFCTPLMLLFSLTLFLKVKCSSQHFRTGRLFTIIMLTILFFLIFAVPLSILILFDFLGYKFLYSPEIGFVLSCVNSSLNPVIYFLVGSYRDRRIKFTLKLAFQRAFEDSDDKDEQDTRDTMTMSS
- the LOC119154948 gene encoding proto-oncogene Mas-like isoform X2 encodes the protein MSTSAPSIFLPTAASQAHGTNQSVSVGQPSYTVLKFMESFCLISAACGMVGNGVVLWYLGFRIRRNHFTVYILNLAAADFGYLLCIAIETVQYLMQFNVGVQFGIFLFLDLFMYGTGLYLLTTISIERCLSVLCPIWCRSHRPKHLSAIISGLLWALSLLLNTLGYILCTVRRSARTCQLLLIAIGSLDFLFCTPLMLLFSLTLFLKVKCSSQHFRTGRLFTTIMLTILFFLIFAVPLSILILFDFLGYKFLYSPEIGFVLSCVNSSLNPVIYFLVGSYRDRRIKFTLKLAFQRAFEDSDDKQETHDTIAMAS